From Vulpes vulpes isolate BD-2025 chromosome 7, VulVul3, whole genome shotgun sequence, one genomic window encodes:
- the LOC112915818 gene encoding oligosaccharyltransferase complex subunit OSTC-like, giving the protein MLTNLCYKKITILVGRETPATTNTETLYRVPFLVLECPNLKLKKLPWVHIPSAMKVYALVVVSYFLITGGIIYDVTVEPPSVGSMTDEHGHQRPVAFLAYRVNGQYIMEGLASSFLFTMRGLGFIILDGLNAPNIPKLNRFLLLFIGFICVLLSFFMARVFMRMKLLGYLMG; this is encoded by the coding sequence atgttaactaacttatGTTATAAAAAAATCACCATCTTGGTCGGGAGAGAAACCCCTGCCACCACCAACACGGAGACCTTGTACCGCGTCCCATTCTTAGTGCTCGAATGCCCCAACCTGAAGCTGAAGAAGCTGCCCTGGGTGCACATACCGTCAGCCATGAAGGTGTATGCTCTGGTGGTGGTGTCTTACTTCCTCATCACCGGAGGAATAATTTATGATGTTACTGTTGAACCTCCAAGTGTTGGTTCTATGACTGATGAACATGGACATCAGAGACCAGTAGCTTTCTTGGCCTACAGAGTAAATGGACAATATATTATGGAAGGACTTGCATCCAGTTTCCTGTTTACCATGAGAGGTTTAGGTTTCATAATCCTGGACGGATTGAATGCACCAAACATTCCAAAACTCAATAGATTTCTTCTTCTATTCATTGGATTCATCTGTGTCCTATTGAGTTTTTTCATGGCTAGAGTATTCATGAGAATGAAACTGCTGGGCTACCTGATGGGTTAA